Proteins from one Hyperolius riggenbachi isolate aHypRig1 chromosome 2, aHypRig1.pri, whole genome shotgun sequence genomic window:
- the PRSS23 gene encoding serine protease 23, translating to MKMASILSTLCVLLFLMSHVHTEDTNAKPTWPAYRVPVVLPQYTTSLDIPKFNATPRLDVPGSCGPDCHKHFPNPTLEDLMENMAYETLYSNGSRTLTEVGIYVLSRATQNGASKTRRRRQIYGHDTRYSIYGKNFLLNYPFSTSVKLSTGCTGTLVAEKHVLTAAHCIHDGKSYVKGAQKLRVGFLKPKVKDGGKGGNHTHHGAGDKMKFQWIRVKRTQVPKGWIKGNANDIGMDYDYALLELKKPHKRQFMSIGVSPTGRQLPSKRIHFSGFDNDRPKNLVYRFCEVKDETYDLLYQQCDAQPGASGSGVYVRMWRRDKQKWERKIIGIFSGHQWVDRNGDKQDFNVAVRITPLKYAQICFWIKGNYIDCQDG from the coding sequence ATGAAGATGGCAAGCATATTGTCCACCCTGTGTGTCCTGTTGTTTTTGATGTCACATGTCCATACTGAAGACACTAATGCCAAACCAACTTGGCCAGCCTATAGGGTTCCTGTTGTTCTGCCTCAATACACGACAAGCTTGGACATCCCCAAGTTTAACGCAACACCGAGGCtagatgtgccaggttcctgtggTCCCGATTGTCACAAACATTTCCCAAATCCTACGCTTGAGGACCTAATGGAGAACATGGCATATGAAACCCTCTATTCCAATGGGAGCCGTACATTGACTGAGGTCGGGATTTACGTTCTTAGCAGAGCAACACAAAACGGTGCTTCCAAAACTCGACGAAGGAGACAGATCTATGGCCATGACACTAGATATAGTATCTATGGAAAAAACTTCTTGCTCAATTATCCTTTCTCCACTTCCGTTAAATTATCCACAGGCTGCACAGGCACGTTGGTGGCAGAGAAACATGTGCTTACGGCAGCCCACTGCATCCACGATGGGAAAAGTTACGTCAAAGGTGCACAGAAACTCAGAGTGGGCTTCTTAAAACCAAAGGTAAAGGATGGTGGCAAAGGTGGTAACCACACACACCATGGAGCTGGCGACAAGATGAAGTTCCAGTGGATTCGGGTGAAAAGAACACAGGTCCCAAAGGGTTGGATAAAAGGTAACGCCAATGACATCGGTATGGATTATGACTACGCTTTGTTAGAGCTCAAAAAGCCACATAAAAGGCAGTTCATGTCGATCGGCGTAAGCCCTACAGGTCGCCAGTTACCTAGTAAACGCATCCACTTCTCAGGATTTGACAACGACAGACCAAAAAACCTTGTCTACAGGTTCTGTGAAGTTAAGGACGAAACCTACGACCTACTCTACCAGCAGTGCGATGCCCAGCCTGGTGCTAGCGGTTCGGGAGTCTACGTCAGGATGTGGCGGAGAGATAAGCAAAAATGGGAGAGGAAGATCATCGGCATATTCTCGGGACACCAGTGGGTTGACAGAAACGGCGACAAGCAGGATTTCAACGTCGCCGTGCGTATCACGCCCCTTAAGTATGCACAGATTTGTTTTTGGATAAAAGGGAACTACATCGATTGCCAAGATGgatga